From the genome of Ptychodera flava strain L36383 chromosome 20, AS_Pfla_20210202, whole genome shotgun sequence, one region includes:
- the LOC139119598 gene encoding uncharacterized protein — translation MNRIDSYFAKATAETPALPPSMFRTPSPIKRKEKRPVGRPRKIPRIDSASPTRADTVPPPTTVATVQPPTVQPPPAAVVPSPPVVTVPSSPVVTAPLPIVTELIASTPSPVKKTGFVQVVHPETAPRNS, via the coding sequence ATGAATCGCATCGACTCCTACTTCGCCAAGGCTACTGCCGAGACTCCTGCGTTACCGCCATCGATGTTCCGCACTCCGTCACCGATCAAGAGAAAAGAGAAGCGACCAGTTGGACGTCCCAGAAAGATACCACGTATCGATTCTGCATCTCCAACTCGCGCTGATACCGTTCCACCACCAACAACCGTTGCCACCGTCCAACCGCCTACCGTCCAACCACCACCCGCCGCCGTCGTACCATCACCACCCGTCGTCACCGTACCATCATCACCCGTCGTCACTGCACCGCTGCCCATCGTCACCGAACTCATCGCATCGACACCATCACCAGTCAAGAAAACGGGGTTTGTACAAGTCGTACACCCCGAAACAGCGCCGAGAAATTCGTGA